A single Perca flavescens isolate YP-PL-M2 chromosome 2, PFLA_1.0, whole genome shotgun sequence DNA region contains:
- the gaa2 gene encoding lysosomal alpha-glucosidase — protein sequence MVSYKRLNPEDVQFSSALLSEEPRPVHEEVSVREPEEASLLPRRPPCSINTGLLLIGCLLLLLCGGWLLGTVFWLHRPSNQQPHKPPSPAGAQTPHSQIDIGVNDAAATSRREACSLIPEAWRFDCYPEREVVVTRELCEARNCCFIPASSATRQSGRNGIPWCFYPQDFPSYSLVSLNDTSLGQKGTLVREVKTYYPADILTLEVEIRHETDTRLRVRITDPSNSRFEVPISVPAAPKKAESPVYTVEFSKQPFGLIVKRSSTGAVLLNTTVAPLFYADQFLQLSTSLQSQFIYGLGEHRSTFLHDVHWNTLTMWARDVPPMEQTNLYGAHPFYLAMEDGGKAHGFFLLNSNAMDVKLQPAPALTWRTIGGILDFYVFLGPDPASVIEQYVEVIGYPAMPIYWALGYHLCRWGYHTSNSTWEVVKSLRNYGIPQDVQWNDIDYMDQFLDFTFDPTKFGTLPDLVKDLHAHDQRYVMILDPGISSIQPEGSYWPYDEGLRRDVFIKDSEGKTLIGKVWPGLTAYPDFSDDVTHEWWHDNLQRFYEKVPFDGLWIDMNEPSNFLDGSTNGCPSSSLENPPYTPGILGGLLRAKTVCATAQQKQSIHYNMHSLYGLMEAKASASALKRIVAKRPFVISRSTFPSQGMYSGHWLGDNRSQWKDMYTSIAGILTFNLLGIPLVGADICGFSEEPQEELCVRWTQLGAFYPFTRNHNAIDMKPQDPTAFSPLARTAMKQALLLRYSLYPVLYTLFHHAHVHGHTVARPIMFEFPKDVKTYGIDKQFLWGKSLLVTPVLDPGVDYVDGYFPEGLWYDYYTGDSLHSKGEDLRLHAPLDKINLHLREGSITPTQAPNLTLWVSSGQPLHLVSALSDDGSASGDLFWDDGESLDTYENNLYSYIVFNVTQNVMTSQVLHSNVEATYITVETAAFYGVKQKPSRVLVNSQDAAFTYRANQVLTVADLGLNLSQNFTISWMF from the exons ATGGTGTCCTACAAGCGGTTGAACCCTGAAGATGTTCAGTTTTCCAGTGCACTTTTGTCAGAAGAGCCTCGTCCTGTCCATGAAGAGGTTTCT GTTCGGGAGCCAGAGGAAGCCTCCTTGCTTCCACGGAGGCCGCCATGCTCCATCAACACAGGCCTTCTGTTGATTGGCTGCCTGCTGTTGCTCCTCTGTGGAGGCTGGCTACTGGGCACGGTTTTCTGGCTGCACCGACCGTCCAACCAACAGCCACACAAACCACCGTCACCGGCCGGTGCACAAACACCACACTCTCAAATAGACATAGGAGTAAACGATGCTGCAGCCACTTCCCGCCGCGAAGCTTGCAGTTTAATCCCTGAGGCGTGGAGGTTTGACTGCTACCCTGAAAGAGAGGTGGTTGTGACCCGAGAGTTGTGTGAGGCAAGGAACTGTTGCTTCATCCCTGCTTCCTCTGCCACCCGCCAATCAGGGAGAAATGGTATCCCGTGGTGTTTCTATCCACAGGATTTCCCTTCCTACTCGCTTGTGTCACTAAACGACACATCGCTGGGGCAGAAAGGTACACTCGTAAGGGAGGTGAAGACCTACTACCCAGCAGATATCCTCACTCTAGAGGTGGAGATACGTCATGAGACAGACACGCGGCTACGTGTCAGG ATTACTGACCCCTCCAATTCACGGTTCGAGGTTCCGATCTCTGTTCCCGCTGCCCCCAAGAAGGCAGAAAGTCCAGTCTACACCGTAGAGTTTTCAAAGCAGCCATTTGGTCTCATTGTGAAGAGGAGCTCTACAGGAGCAGTGCT TCTGAACACCACAGTGGCTCCTCTCTTCTATGCGGATCAGTTTCTCCAGCTCTCCACCTCCCTGCAGAGTCAGTTCATTTACGGCCTGGGTGAGCACCGCTCCACCTTTCTGCATGATGTGCACTGGAACACACTCACCATGTGGGCCAGAGATGTGCCTCCTATG GAACAGACAAACCTATATGGAGCTCATCCATTTTACCTGGCAATGGAGGATGGAGGGAAGGCGCACGGCTTCTTCCTGCTGAACAGCAACGCAATGG ATGTGAAGCTCCAGCCCGCCCCAGCCCTCACCTGGCGCACTATTGGTGGAATCCTTGACTTTTACGTTTTCCTTGGTCCTGATCCTGCTTCGGTGATCGAACAGTATGTGGAAGTCATAG GCTACCCAGCGATGCCCATCTACTGGGCTTTGGGCTACCATCTCTGTCGCTGGGGTTACCACACTAGCAATTCTACCTGGGAGGTTGTCAAGAGCTTGAGGAATTATGGGATACCCCAG gaCGTCCAGTGGAACGACATTGACTACATGGACCAATTTCTGGACTTCACTTTTGACCCAACAAAGTTCGGCACGCTGCCCGATCTGGTCAAGGACCTGCACGCTCACGACCAGCGCTACGTCATGATCCTG GACCCAGGGATCAGCAGCATACAGCCTGAGGGCTCCTACTGGCCGTACGATGAAGGGCTGAGGAGGGACGTTTTTATTAAAGACTCTGAAGGAAAAACACTCATTGGGAAG GTGTGGCCTGGTCTGACAGCATATCCCGATTTCTCTGATGACGTGACACATGAATGGTGGCACGACAACCTTCAGAGGTTCTATGAGAAGGTGCCATTTGATGGACTATGGATT GACATGAACGAGCCATCAAATTTCCTGGATGGGTCTACCAATGGCTGTCCATCAAGCAGTCTTGAAAATCCTCCTTACACGCCCG gaATACTGGGAGGTTTGCTGAGAGCCAAAACTGTGTGTGCCACTGCACAGCAAAAGCAGTCCATACACTACAATATGCACAGCCTCTATGGACTTATGGAAGCTAAGGCGTCTGCAAG CGCCCTGAAGAGGATCGTGGCAAAGAGACCTTTTGTGATCTCTCGCTCCACCTTCCCCAGTCAGGGGATGTACTCTGGTCACTGGCTGGGAGACAACCGGAGCCAGTGGAAAGACATGTACACTTCTATAGCAG GTATCTTGACCTTTAACCTTCTGGGCATCCCGTTGGTGGGAGCAGATATCTGTGGCTTCAGCGAGGAGCCGCAGGAGGAACTCTGTGTCCGCTGGACACAGCTGGGAGCTTTCTATCCCTTCACACGCAACCACAACGCCATCGACATGAAG CCTCAAGACCCGACAGCGTTCAGCCCTCTGGCTCGTACAGCCATGAAGCAAGCTCTGCTGCTACGCTATTCACTTTACCCCGTCCTCTACACTCTCTTCCATCACGCACATGTACACGGACACACTGTCGCACGGCCAATAATGTTTGA gttccCAAAAGATGTGAAAACCTATGGGATTGACAAACAATTCCTGTGGGGGAAGAGTTTATTGGTGACGCCAGTATTGGATCCTGGAGTTGACTATGTGGATGGTTACTTCCCAGAGGGTCTGTGGTATGACTACTACACG GGCGACTCTCTGCACAGTAAGGGTGAAGACCTTCGACTCCATGCACCTCTAGATAAGATCAACCTGCATTTGCGTGAGGGTTCTATTACACCAACTCAG GCGCCCAACCTGACGCTGTGGGTGAGCAGCGGTCAGCCTCTCCATCTGGTCTCCGCTCTCTCCGACGATGGCTCAGCCAGCGGCGATCTCTTCTGGGACGACGGAGAGAGCCTCGACACCTACGAGAACAACCTATACTCCTACATCGTCTTCAATGTCACGCAG AACGTGATGACATCACAGGTGCTCCACAGCAACGTGGAGGCCACATACATCACCGTGGAGACGGCCGCCTTTTACGGTGTGAAGCAGAAACCAAGCAGAGTGCTGGTGAACTCCCAAGATGCAGCGTTCACCTACAGAGCCAACCAG GTGTTAACAGTTGCAGATCTCGGTCTCAACCTCAGTCAGAACTTCACCATCAGCTGGATGTTCTGA
- the micall2b gene encoding protein-methionine sulfoxide oxidase mical2b: MSAVKALQQWCKVRCEGYRDVSITNMTTSFRDGMAFCALIHNHRPDLINFDSLKKEDVYENNKLAFKVAEEKLGIPALLDAEDMVALRVPDRLSILTYVSQYYNYFHGRSPIGGMGGIKRPADGPTDEPSGKKNQPVAAKVFPSSKPARENSPPPSSNITRPSPSPKQTRNATKDVVVEKSHQTGTLSNKCVSCNKHVHLVQRHLVDGKLYHRNCAKLLSPTNPTAPLSGLPTNTPVSRFTPLPDSPKANTTPPNHAPSRLGPSWPTDKPSTPPSFCTTFSSPSPSRPDSSLSSTAKESPTCVVSKPTASRTTCESTFTTTTTSINTGPTAAPRTSTTAAKTLQSKLNFFQSDNTANDKERKTTTTNIVINKGPNVTGKVKEATVGQTVVVNVGGLGRKEANVRLDTGEERAKAAGVGGDTKTKAAAAAFLSKKLTEENNNNNSKPLWTTVALKKIDKPSQVETPKRETEGVRVRMKLKADPSILADLQTPIDTRTPSPADRSGLGAKTPDKGSSKPESLNTSASENKDSPADWRLMLKPISKPAGPTQSSPKARANGAGKPQTSELSVGPSPSSRLPSPSVSVTPPAAKGFLNGQRDPTANGTKPESKKSKTKPGYILKEDIMKELQEIEDNLNEWEKRGVELEVRLRSSEEEGEDDSLMDELMVEWFNLIRNKQVAMRRESELVYIGKTQDLEEEQPSVEQELRKLMEKPEHLKTSWDRKREEQLMAKLMEIVNDRNAIIEGLDEDRLREEEEDEQLNKMMMNFNIKKDKPKKKSQKFKLFVWGNKKEE, translated from the exons ATGTCGGCTGTGAAGGCGCTGCAGCAGTGGTGCAAGGTCCGGTGTGAAGGCTACCGGGATGTGTCCATCACCAACATGACCACGTCCTTCAGGGACGGCATGGCTTTCTGCGCTCTCATCCACAACCACAGACCCGATCTCAT CAATTTTGATTCACTGAAGAAGGAAGATGTTTATGAGAACAACAAACTT GCATTCAAGGTTGCAGAGGAGAAGTTGGGAATTCCAGCGCTGTTGGATGCAGAAGACATGGTGGCTCTTAGGGTTCCTGACCGCCTCAGTATCCTGACATACGTGTCCCAGTACTACAACTACTTCCATGGACGCTCCCCGA TTGGTGGTATGGGAGGTATAAAGCGCCCAGCAGACGGCCCCACAGATGAACCGTCTGGGAAGAAGAACCAGCCGGTGGCGGCGAAGGTGTTTCCCTCTTCCAAACCAGCCAGAGAGAACagccctcccccctcctccaacATAACCCGGCCCTCTCCTTCCCCAAAACAAACCAGAAATGCCACAAAG GATGTTGTGGTTGAGAAATCCCATCAGACAGGCACCCTGAGTAACAAATGCGTGTCCTGCAACAAGCACGTTCATCTGGTGCAGCGACATCTAGTGGACGGGAAGCTCTATCACAGGAACTGTGCAAA GTTACTGTCGCCTACAAACCCAACCGCACCTCTCAGTGGCTTACCCACAAACACTCCCGTTTCTAGATTCACTCCTTTACCAGACTCCCCTAAAGCGAACACAACTCCTCCAAACCATGCACCCTCCAGACTGGGACCATCATGGCCAACGGATAAACCCAGCACCCCTCCCAGCTTCTGCACCACTTTTTCTTCCCCGTCTCCTTCCCGGCCTGATTCAAGTCTCTCTTCCACTGCTAAAGAGAGTCCGACGTGTGTTGTCTCCAAACCCACGGCTTCACGGACTACTTGTGAATCTACCTTCACCACAACAACCACTTCTATCAACACCGGGCCCACTGCTGCTCCTCGTACCTCGACCACGGCGGCAAAGACGCTACAGTCCAAGCTCAATTTCTTCCAATCAGATAACACCGCTAAcgataaagagagaaagactaCAACCACCAACATTGTCATAAATAAAGGGCCAAATGTGACCGGTAAGGTAAAGGAGGCCACAGTTGGTCAGACTGTTGTTGTGAATGTTGGCGGTTTGGGCAGAAAAGAAGCAAATGTGAGATTGGACACAGGTGAGGAGAGAGCTAAAGCAGCTGGTGTAGGTGGAGATACGAAGACGAAAGCGGCAGCAGCTGCCTTCCTCTCCAAAAAACTGACTGAGgagaacaacaataacaacagtaAGCCATTGTGGACGACTGTAGCCCTGAAGAAAATTGACAA ACCTTCTCAAGTCGAGACTCCAAAGAGGGAGACGGAGGGTGTCAGAGTGAGAATGAAGCTGAAAGCAGACCCGTCAATCCTCGCTGACCTGCAGACTCCTATAGACACCCGGACTCCGAGCCCGGCCGACAGGAGTGGACTCGGAGCCAAAACCCCAGACAAAGGCTCCTCAAAGCCCGAATCACTCAACACCTCAG CATCAGAAAACAAGGACTCTCCTGCAGACTGGAGGTTGATGCTTAAACCCATCTCCAA ACCTGCTGGTCCCACCCAGTCCTCTCCTAAAGCGCGGGCTAATGGAGCTGGAAAGCCTCAGACTTCAGAGCTGTCTGTCGGGCCTTCTCCCTCCTCTCGTCTGCCCAGCCCGAGCGTTTCTGTCACTCCACCTGCAGCAAAGG gatTCCTAAATGGTCAGAGAGACCCAACTGCAAATGGCACCAAGCCAGAGTCAAAGAAGTCCAAG ACGAAGCCGGGCTACATTCTCAAAGAGGACATCATGAAGGAACTGCAAGAAATTGAAGATAATTTGAACGAGTGGGAGAAGAGGGGAGTGGAGCTGGAAGTGCGGCTCCGCAGCAGTGAAGAAG agGGTGAAGATGACTCTCTCATGGATGAGCTCATGGTCGAGTGGTTCAACTTGATCAGGAACAAGCAGGTGGCCATGCGCCGGGAGTCTGAACTGGTCTACAT TGGAAAAACCCAGGACCTGGAGGAAGAGCAGCCCAGTGTTGAGCAGGAGCTCAGGAAACTGATGGAAAAACCAG aacatctgaaaacctcctggGACCGTAAGAGAGAAGagcagctgatggccaaactgATGGAGATTGTCAACGACAGAAATGCTATTATAGAGGGTCTCGATGAGGACAGACTCAG ggaggaggaggaggacgaacAACTAAACAAGATGATGATGAATTTCA acataaagaaagacaaaccaaagaaaaagtctcagaagttcAAACTGTTTGTTTGGGGGAACAAGAAGGAGGAATGA